From the genome of Streptomyces sp. SID8374:
GCCCAGTTCCGTCAACTCGCCCTCGTCTACGCCTCCTTGACCCGCACCGACGAGGAGGGCAAGGCCGTCCCGGACCTCGCCGAGAGCTGGGAGTACAACGACAAGGGCGACCGGATCACCTTCAAGCTGCGCCCGAACCAGAAGTTCAGCGACGGCGAACCGATCGACGCCACCGCCGTGAAGGCCGCCATCGAACGCGCCCAGAAGCAGAAGAACTCCGCCCTCTTCGGTGACCTGACCTCGATCGGAAAGGTCGAGGCCAAGGGGCTCGAAGCGACCCTGAACCTCACTCAGGTCGACTACCAGATACCGCAGTTGCTCGGACAGCGCGTGCTCCAGATCGCCAGCCCCAAGGCGGCGAAGGACCCCGGGAAGCTGGACCAGAACCCGGTCGGCGCAGGACCCTTCGTGGTCCAGCAGCTGATCCCCGGCACCAAGGCGGTGCTCAAGAAGAACCCGGACTACTGGGACGCGGAGAACATCCACATCGACAACGTGGAGCTGGTATCCGCCCCCGACGCCTCGACGGTCGTCTCCGGACTGCGGACCGGTGTCTACAACTTCGCCGACATCGACCCCAGTCAGGCGGACGCGGCGAAGAAGGCCGGACTCGACGTCTTCGTCCAGCCCGGCTTCAACGCAGCCAACCTCAGCCTCAACGTCAACAAGGCGCCCTTCGACAACGACAAGGTCGTCGACGCCGTCCGGCACGCGGTCAACCGCGAGGAGTTCGTGCGGAAGCTGACCTTCGGCTACGGCGAGGCGACCGACCAGCCGTTCCCGAAGGGTTACGTGGCCTACGACCCGAAGTCCGAGAACGCCTATCCCTACGACCCCGAGAAGGCGAAGAAGCTCCTCGCCGAGGCGGGCCACAAGCCCGGCGACCTCAAGCTCAACCTGGTCATCCCGTCCGAGGACCCGCAGGCCGAGATCGTCCAGTCGCAGCTGGCCGCCGTCGGCATCAAGGTCACCATCAAGATCGACAAGAACTGGTCCACCCCGTTCTTCGCCAAGGACCTGACGTTCTCGCTGTACGGGACCACCGGCCGCGACTCCGCCGTACAGACCCTCACCGCGCACTTCGGCCCCAACGGCCCGCTCAACCTCTCCACCCCGTACGAGCCGGCCGGGTTCAAGGAGGCCGTGGCCAAGGTCCGCCAGACCCCGCTGGACTCGCCCGACTACGCCGCCACCCTCCAGGCCGCGACCCGGGCCGGGCTGGAGAGCAAGGCGCTGGTGTTCACGTACGCCTCACCGAACCTCTTCGCCAAGACGAAGTCGATCTCCGCACTCCCGAAGAACCCCGGGCACATCGACTGGACCGGCGTGAAGGTCACCGGCGCCAGCTGACCCTCCCGCACCACCGATCACTCCTTCCAGCACCGCCCATCCGCCCATCCGCCCATCGCACAGAGAGGGGGCAGCCCCATGACGACGACCGAGCCACAGGTCACCTCTGCCCGCCGTCGCGGGGTCGCCGTGGCCAGGACACGGCACGCGAGCGCCCGTGTCCTGGCCGTCCTCGCCCGGTCGGTCGCCATCTTCGTACCGGTCTTCCTGGTCGCGACCTTCGTCACCTTCGCACTCCGCTCACTCAGCGGACTCAGCCCGGCCCGCATCCAGTTGGGGGAGGACGCCACACCCGAGGCCATCGCCCGCATCGAGGCCCAGTGGGGGCTGGACAAGCCCTTCCTCACCCAGTACTGGGACTGGTTCAGCGGCGTCCTGCACGGTGAGCTCGGCAGCAGCTGGGTCAACGGCGCCGACATCTCCACCCTCATCGGCCTCGGCCTCGGGGTGAGCCTCTCGGTCGCCACGTTCGCCCTGGTCATCGGGGTGGTCGTCGGCTTCGTCCTCGGTACGGTCGCGGCGCTCCGGCGGACCACCGCGATCGACCGGGCGATCACCGGGTTCGTCACCGTGATCTCGGTGATGCCCGCCTTCGTCGTCGGCATCGTGCTCGTCGCGATCCTCGCCGTCGGGTTCGGGCTCTTCCCCTCCGCCGGGTACATCCCGGCGGAACAGGGCGTCGGCCCCTGGCTCGCCCACATCACCCTGCCCGCCCTGGCGCTCAGCTTCGACGTCATCGCCGACGTGGCACGCCAGCTGCGCTCCAGCCTCATCGGCGCCTACCAGGAGAACTACGTGACCGGCGCGGTGGTTCGGGGGCTGAGCCCGCGCCGGATCTTCTTCGGGCACGTCCTGCGCAACGGCCTCGGGCCGACGCTCGCCACGCTCGGGCAGAAGTTCCCCGCCCTGGTCGGTGCCTCCGTCGTCACCGAGTGGATCTTCGGCCTCCAGGGGTTCGGCCGGTTCGCCAACGACTCCGCCCAGGCCGGCGACGTACCCGCCGTACAAGGCGTCCTGGTGGTCTCCATCGCCCTGGTCGTCTCCTTCAACCTCATCATCAACCTGGTGCTGGCCCGTGTGATGCCGGCCTCCCAGCGGGGGGTGTGACCATGGTGCGCCGCGTTCTCGC
Proteins encoded in this window:
- a CDS encoding ABC transporter permease; protein product: MTTTEPQVTSARRRGVAVARTRHASARVLAVLARSVAIFVPVFLVATFVTFALRSLSGLSPARIQLGEDATPEAIARIEAQWGLDKPFLTQYWDWFSGVLHGELGSSWVNGADISTLIGLGLGVSLSVATFALVIGVVVGFVLGTVAALRRTTAIDRAITGFVTVISVMPAFVVGIVLVAILAVGFGLFPSAGYIPAEQGVGPWLAHITLPALALSFDVIADVARQLRSSLIGAYQENYVTGAVVRGLSPRRIFFGHVLRNGLGPTLATLGQKFPALVGASVVTEWIFGLQGFGRFANDSAQAGDVPAVQGVLVVSIALVVSFNLIINLVLARVMPASQRGV
- a CDS encoding ABC transporter substrate-binding protein is translated as MSARLTNLRPGLRVRSARRAGGLRAAALGTALATLLVPALSACGGDASSASGNATLKWASSYFPAHWDPVVSGSGAQFRQLALVYASLTRTDEEGKAVPDLAESWEYNDKGDRITFKLRPNQKFSDGEPIDATAVKAAIERAQKQKNSALFGDLTSIGKVEAKGLEATLNLTQVDYQIPQLLGQRVLQIASPKAAKDPGKLDQNPVGAGPFVVQQLIPGTKAVLKKNPDYWDAENIHIDNVELVSAPDASTVVSGLRTGVYNFADIDPSQADAAKKAGLDVFVQPGFNAANLSLNVNKAPFDNDKVVDAVRHAVNREEFVRKLTFGYGEATDQPFPKGYVAYDPKSENAYPYDPEKAKKLLAEAGHKPGDLKLNLVIPSEDPQAEIVQSQLAAVGIKVTIKIDKNWSTPFFAKDLTFSLYGTTGRDSAVQTLTAHFGPNGPLNLSTPYEPAGFKEAVAKVRQTPLDSPDYAATLQAATRAGLESKALVFTYASPNLFAKTKSISALPKNPGHIDWTGVKVTGAS